TTCCTCTTCCTCCTCCTCCACGGGCCAGACCCCCCCAAAAAGAAAACGGTCTGGCCCTCTTTTTGTCAAAAAAAAGAAGGGGACGTAGGTTCTCAAGCAACTTGCGTGATGGCGCTGGGTCAGGCTTCCCACCGCTGCGTGGCTTAGGGTTCAGGGCGAGGGGCGACGACCGTCTGGGATAGGCTTTTGCGGGCCGCGACCAGGCCGAGCTCAAGGGAAGGGATTGGTTTGAGTGGCGAAAGGTGCCGTTGTACCGGGGAACTTGAAAAGGGCATTGTTTCGCCCGTTCGCCGGGGTTATTATGCTATTGAATTTTACACGGTGTCTTGGCTCGGACATAGACAGCGCAAAATTGACCCTAATGAGGACTGTATGAAGATCACTGGAGTCGAGACTTTTCTCACTCGTCCCAACACGGCCAGGAGCGGTTGGATAGGGGGGAAGAACTGGCTCCTGGTGAAGGTGAAAACCGATGCGGGGATTGAGGGCTGGGGTGAGGCATATACATTGCCTGACAGGGACAAGAACATTGCCCAGCATATTGTGGAACTCTCAAGGTACATCGCAGGAATGAACCCTTTCCATATCAAAAGATTTGTCTGCATGGCATACGATGACTTTGCCGGGAGGAGAGGGGCAATGGATCTGTTTTGTGCGGTGAGCAGCATAGAACAGGCTCTATGGGACATTGTGGGCAAGTCTCTCGGCACTCCGGTGTACAATCTGCTTGGGGGGCCGTGCCGTGACAGAATAAGAGTATACGCCAACGGCTGGTACGCCGGAGCGAGGACTCCCGAGGAGCTGGCCAGGATGGCGGCTGAGACCGTGAAGTCGGGCTTCACTGCCCTCAAATTCGACCCCTTCCCCGGGCCGTGGCGCCTGTTTATCAGCCAGGCCGACGAGAAGGCGGCTGCTGAGAATATGAGGGCGGTTCGGTATGCAGTCGGTCCTGACATAGACATCCTCGTGGAGGTCCACAGGCGGCTGGCTCCCATGCACGCCATACGGGTGGCCAGAATGATCCAGGAGTTCAACCCCTTCTGGTACGAGGAGTCTGTTCCATCGGACAACCTGGATGCCATGGTCGAAGTGCGGCGGGCTACTGGGTTGCCCGTGGTAACTGGAGAGACACTTTACACCAAGAACGCTTTCCGGGAAGTGCTGGAGAAAAGGGCAGCTGATATCTTGAATCCTGACGTGGCTAGCTGCGGGGGGATCCTGGAACTCAAAGAGATCGCCGCCATGGCCGAGCCCCATTACGTTGGAGTTGCTCCTCACAATTACAATAGCACCACCGTCGCCCTGGCCTCAACCATCCAGGTAGCCGCGACTATTCCGAATTTTCTCATCACCGAGTATTTTGTGAACTTCGCCGAGCCTGGAGACGCCATATCGGTGAACCCCTTAAGAGTGGAAGGGGGTTATATCAAGATCCCTACTGGTCCTGGGCTGGGCCTCGAAATAGACGAAGATGCCCTCTGGCGATACCCTTATCAGGAGTCGCCTCCAAGAAGCCTGGGCTCACATGAAGACCACTCGCCATAGCATTCCAGCAGATCTCAACAGGAGGAGAAGCCTGGCGACAAGGCGCTCTCCTTTCAAGAGAAAAGATCCCCAACAAACGGAGAGACAGCGCGGATATTCCCCATCCCTTGCTCAAATCCATGGTTTTGTGTAGCTTAGTAGTTGGTTGGTCCGTATGAGAGGGTGGCCTGTTGCCCGGGCCCCTCCGGGCCGCGTTTTGGGGGTTGACCGTATAAGTGACTCCAAGCCAGCGAGAGACTGGAGGACGAGGAGGATGAAAGTCAGTGCTACTATCTCTGCTTCTGGTTCGGGATTTGCGCCGATCTTGTTTCAGGGTGACTATGCCCAGCAGATTCAAGAGGCGGCCCGCATTGGATTTGAGGCCGTGGAACTCCACATCAGAGATCCAAACCGACTCGACCGGAGGGCCGTCCTGCGGAGCATCAAGGAGGCAGGGGTGGTTGTATCGACGATCGGAACAGGACAGGCTTACGTGGATGAGGGGATCTTCTTCACTTCGGGGAATGAGGAGATAAGACTCGCCGCGATCGAGCGGATCAAAGCCCACGTGGATTTTGCGGCACAGATCGGGGCCAGGGTGATCATCGGCACGATCAAGGGGCCTCTGCCGGAGAAAGAGCCGGAAAGGGCTGTGGCCAGGGCGAGAGCGAAGGACTGCCTGCTCGAATGTGCCGAGTATGCACGAGAGTCTCACACGGGCTTGACGCTCGAGGCCATCAACCGGTATGAGAGCAATTTTCTAAATACCGCTGAAGAGGCAAGACGTTTCATTGAGGAAATGGGATCCCCTGTGGTCGGCCTTCATCTGGACACCTTTCACATGAATATCGAGGAGACCTCTATCGAAAGAGCCTTGAGAGACAACGCCGACAGGTTGGTCCATATCCATCTCGCCGACAGCAACCGCTGGGCTCCGGGAATGGGGCATCTCGATTTCCCGTCCATCCTGTCTACCCTGCGAGACATAGGATACGAGGGGTACCTGGGGATCGAGTGCCTGCCCCTCCCTGACGGTGAGACTGCAGCAAGGCAGGCCCTCGGCTATCTTCAGAATCTGCTGTCAGAAGCCTAGATATCGGTTTTGGTGGTGCCCCTATTCCTTGGTATGACCTGACACTCGGCGATAGCTTCTTTGTGAGGGCTCCTGAGAGCTTGAACCTGTTGGCCTTGTGAGTCAGGTCCGTTGAATTTCAAATCATTTTGGGTATCCCTCGGTTTGAGATCCGGCGTAAGGGTTTTTACATGGAACCTCCGAAGCACAAGAGAGAGGCGGCTCGTGCTGGCCTCGAGACCATTGAAACATTCAAACGAGAGAAGTTCATCAGCAAGAGCGAGAAAATCAGGCAGATCTTCCAGCTGATCGAGAAAATCGCGAGATTCCCGGACGTCACTGTTCTGATTGAGGGCGAAACGGGGACCGGCAAGGAGCTGATCGCCGAGGCTATCCACTATCTGAGCCCCCGGGCCGGTGGCCCTTTTATTACTGTCAACAGCAGTGCGATTCCCAGCGGCTTGATCGAAACCGAGCTATTCGGATACGAGGGGGGGAGTTTCACCGGAGGGTTCCGCCAGGGGAAAAAGGGGAAATTTGAGATGGCCAATGGGGGGACGATACTGCTTGATGAAATCAGCGAGCTTCCCCTGGAGGCGCAGACAAAGCTCCTGAGAGTTCTCGAGGGTAAAGAGTTCTTCCGCGTTGGTGGAACTCGAAAAATCCGACTGGACGTGAGGGTGATTGCAGCCTCAAACAAGAGCCTCGAAGAGGCGATAAGAGCCGGTCACTTCCGTGAAGACCTTTACTACCGGTTGGATGTAGCCAGAATAGGGATTCCTCCTCTTAGAGAGAGAAAGGAAGACATTATTCCTATTGCCATGTTCTACATAGAGAAACTGAATCAGAAATTCGGGAGGAATTTTCGGTCTATTTCCGAGGAAGCCAAGAGCCTGCTGACTTCCCATCCCTGGAAGGGGAACGTGAGAGAGCTGAAGAACGCCATCGAAAGCGTACTGCTGGCTGAAAACGGGCACGTGCTGGAGGCGAGGCACCTCTCATTCCTCCGTTTCAGGCGGTCGGTACGACTCGACAAAAGGCAGGATGGATTTCCTGGCGAGCTCCCAGAGGATGGGATTGAACTGGAGTCCGTGGTCAAGGAGCTTATCCGACAGGCTGTAGAGAAGTGTGGAGGCAACAAGGCAAAGGCCGCGAGGCTCTTGGGTATCTCTAAGGCGACGCTTCTCTATCGCCTCAAGAAATACGGCTTGAAAAACACGGCCCGTACTCGGCCGGAATTCCTCGGGCAGGAGAAAAAGGGGCGATCGGGTGACTGAACCGGGAATGGGAAAAAGGGATTGTGCAGCCCCGTACGGATTTTGCGCGAAGATCTTGACGATGCGGTTCGACTCGCGCAAGGACTTCCGGCCCCAGTCCATGGAGTTTTCACATCTCCGGTGCACCACCTGGGAAGGGCGCCCACGGCCGGTACAGGTTACGGCTAGAGGTCGCGCCGGTACGGTGAAAAAAGGAGGTCCCATGGCCTCTTGATGGAGATTTGTCGGGAGTTGTCTACTCTCGGTATGAAATGATCCTCTTTGGCATCAAATGATACCCTTCGTGGAGGCCGGAATCGTGGTCTTGTTTGGTAACTTCCCGTGACTCCCGCAGACTGAGCCCAGATCGTGAGAGTTGGCACGGAGATAGCTTGCCCCTCTGGGGGGTGGGGTCTATCCGTTCCGGCCGCGCCATTTGCTGAGGAAGAGGTCTATGCCTTCAGATGGGGTCGGCCGCTGGTGTAAATGAGTGTGAACAGCGGTGGAACCGTCGGAGTTCTATCTCTGCCATAGGTTGTAGAATCGGAGGGAGAGGGATCTTGCCCGCTTCGGTGAGTCCCGTTCTCACTGAAGGGGGTGATTTTCCCCTTTTGTAAGGTCCAAGGTACGGCGGATCGTTCTGCTAGTGGCTGGTACCCGCCTTTCGGCTGGAAGGACAATGACCATTCGCCAAGAGGGATTTACCCTGGTCGAGCTGCTCGTGGTGGTGAATATCGTGGCCATCCTTGCGACAGTTACAACGGTTATTATCTCAAATTATGGGTCAGAATCGAGATGTGCAGAGATCTACAAGATTCTGCCTCAAGTGATTCGCTCGCAGGCCTTCTACTACATGAAGAACCACAGATACTATAAGGCTGATCACAACGAGCTCAAGAGCTACGGCGTGGATATATCAGGAACGAAATATTTCACCTACTCGACCTTCCCCAATGAGTTCTCATCATATGCAGTGAGGGCCGAGGCCACAGGGTGGGCATCGGGAGGCTGGGTATTGTACAATTACAGAGGTGAGCCCACCTGGAGTTGTGACGGCGTATTGATCAAGAGGGATTGGCTGCCTGAATGAGACGGGAGGAGCAAGCCCGGCTTCACCCTAACAAGGAGCGATCCCGATACTCCCCATGACGTTCAGCCCCTAAGAGTCAAATCCTGTCAAATGCTGTAAGTTGCTGAAATCAAGCTACTTTTTTCTTGACAAGGAATTCCGTTCGGTTACAATGGAGGAGTCTGGAGAGGCGGGCCGCCTATGGGGGGAGCAGACAAGGCGGTTCCGGCCGGGTGAAGACTTGATTCTCCGATAGCTGACTTTGTAGATTCTCTATGGGACGTTAGATAAAGCGGCACGGATCAGATCTCGTCTTCTCCATCTCAAAGAGGGGTCAGAAAAAGATGAACAAA
This window of the Deltaproteobacteria bacterium genome carries:
- a CDS encoding mandelate racemase/muconate lactonizing enzyme family protein, which encodes MKITGVETFLTRPNTARSGWIGGKNWLLVKVKTDAGIEGWGEAYTLPDRDKNIAQHIVELSRYIAGMNPFHIKRFVCMAYDDFAGRRGAMDLFCAVSSIEQALWDIVGKSLGTPVYNLLGGPCRDRIRVYANGWYAGARTPEELARMAAETVKSGFTALKFDPFPGPWRLFISQADEKAAAENMRAVRYAVGPDIDILVEVHRRLAPMHAIRVARMIQEFNPFWYEESVPSDNLDAMVEVRRATGLPVVTGETLYTKNAFREVLEKRAADILNPDVASCGGILELKEIAAMAEPHYVGVAPHNYNSTTVALASTIQVAATIPNFLITEYFVNFAEPGDAISVNPLRVEGGYIKIPTGPGLGLEIDEDALWRYPYQESPPRSLGSHEDHSP
- a CDS encoding sugar phosphate isomerase/epimerase; amino-acid sequence: MKVSATISASGSGFAPILFQGDYAQQIQEAARIGFEAVELHIRDPNRLDRRAVLRSIKEAGVVVSTIGTGQAYVDEGIFFTSGNEEIRLAAIERIKAHVDFAAQIGARVIIGTIKGPLPEKEPERAVARARAKDCLLECAEYARESHTGLTLEAINRYESNFLNTAEEARRFIEEMGSPVVGLHLDTFHMNIEETSIERALRDNADRLVHIHLADSNRWAPGMGHLDFPSILSTLRDIGYEGYLGIECLPLPDGETAARQALGYLQNLLSEA
- a CDS encoding sigma 54-interacting transcriptional regulator, with the translated sequence MEPPKHKREAARAGLETIETFKREKFISKSEKIRQIFQLIEKIARFPDVTVLIEGETGTGKELIAEAIHYLSPRAGGPFITVNSSAIPSGLIETELFGYEGGSFTGGFRQGKKGKFEMANGGTILLDEISELPLEAQTKLLRVLEGKEFFRVGGTRKIRLDVRVIAASNKSLEEAIRAGHFREDLYYRLDVARIGIPPLRERKEDIIPIAMFYIEKLNQKFGRNFRSISEEAKSLLTSHPWKGNVRELKNAIESVLLAENGHVLEARHLSFLRFRRSVRLDKRQDGFPGELPEDGIELESVVKELIRQAVEKCGGNKAKAARLLGISKATLLYRLKKYGLKNTARTRPEFLGQEKKGRSGD
- a CDS encoding prepilin-type N-terminal cleavage/methylation domain-containing protein produces the protein MTIRQEGFTLVELLVVVNIVAILATVTTVIISNYGSESRCAEIYKILPQVIRSQAFYYMKNHRYYKADHNELKSYGVDISGTKYFTYSTFPNEFSSYAVRAEATGWASGGWVLYNYRGEPTWSCDGVLIKRDWLPE